In the genome of Coraliomargarita sinensis, one region contains:
- a CDS encoding AAA family ATPase, protein MKDKEPPNPFEEIQKQLKDLFKDTNVKVSTHAYDPSGETEDDEASPPPSGYDKNEEAMELIRNFRLKPKEIRDHLNRFVIRQNDAKKVLSVAICDHYNHVRRLLSGKSGMATEYTKQNILLLGPTGVGKTYLIKNIARLIGVPFVKADATKFSETGYVGSDVEDLVRDLVKAADGDIELAENGIIFVDEIDKIAGEAGAGGRDVSGRGVQINLLKLMEETEVNLFSPTDMMSQMQAVMEMQRGGKPKKRTINTSNILFIVSGAFDKLAESIKKRVSSNELGFGAARSAADEDTALYLNQAETQDFIKYGFEPEFIGRVPVRVACSSLSADDLAHIMTTSEGSVLHQYRDDFSGYGIDFDITPEAIVAIAEEASKEGTGARGLLTVLERIFRDFKFELPSTAIRRFEVSPAMIADPTTYLKKLKENNAHLQHDVYVDDIKHYSVSFEKAHGFTLEFKPLAIDALIKESTEKDQTIQSLCEEKFRDFEHGLNIINRNTGQTVFKIGKLAIEDPDKELSKWVVRSIETVKREQQS, encoded by the coding sequence ATGAAAGATAAAGAACCACCCAACCCTTTTGAGGAAATTCAGAAACAACTGAAGGACCTCTTTAAAGATACCAACGTCAAAGTATCCACGCACGCCTACGACCCATCAGGTGAGACGGAGGACGACGAAGCCTCGCCCCCGCCTTCCGGGTACGACAAAAACGAGGAGGCGATGGAGCTAATTCGCAATTTTCGCCTCAAGCCGAAAGAGATCCGGGATCACCTCAATCGATTCGTCATCCGGCAGAACGATGCTAAGAAAGTCCTTTCCGTTGCCATCTGCGACCACTACAACCACGTGCGCCGGCTCCTCAGTGGCAAATCCGGCATGGCGACTGAGTACACCAAACAAAACATCCTGCTTCTGGGACCCACCGGTGTCGGTAAAACCTATCTGATCAAGAATATCGCACGACTGATCGGCGTCCCCTTCGTCAAGGCGGATGCCACCAAGTTTTCCGAGACCGGCTATGTCGGCTCGGATGTCGAAGACCTTGTGCGGGATCTGGTCAAAGCGGCCGATGGTGACATCGAACTGGCGGAAAACGGCATCATTTTCGTGGATGAAATCGATAAAATCGCCGGCGAAGCCGGCGCTGGCGGCCGGGATGTCTCCGGCCGTGGTGTGCAGATCAACCTGCTCAAACTGATGGAGGAAACGGAAGTGAACCTCTTCAGCCCCACCGACATGATGTCGCAGATGCAAGCCGTCATGGAAATGCAGCGTGGGGGTAAGCCCAAAAAGCGCACGATCAACACAAGCAATATTCTCTTCATTGTCAGCGGCGCCTTCGACAAGTTGGCGGAATCGATCAAAAAGCGTGTGTCCAGCAACGAACTGGGATTCGGCGCTGCTCGCAGCGCAGCGGACGAGGACACCGCGCTTTATCTGAATCAGGCGGAAACACAGGACTTCATCAAATACGGCTTCGAACCCGAGTTTATCGGACGCGTGCCGGTTCGTGTCGCCTGCAGCTCTCTCTCTGCCGACGATTTGGCACATATCATGACCACCTCGGAAGGCAGCGTTCTCCACCAGTACCGTGACGATTTCAGTGGATACGGCATTGATTTCGATATTACACCGGAAGCGATTGTCGCGATTGCCGAAGAAGCGAGCAAGGAAGGCACGGGGGCCCGCGGACTTTTGACCGTATTGGAACGCATCTTCCGGGACTTTAAATTTGAACTTCCGTCCACTGCGATCAGGCGCTTCGAAGTCAGCCCGGCGATGATCGCCGACCCAACAACCTACCTAAAGAAATTGAAAGAGAACAACGCCCACCTTCAGCACGACGTCTACGTTGACGACATCAAGCACTACTCCGTATCTTTCGAAAAAGCCCACGGGTTCACGCTGGAGTTCAAGCCGCTGGCTATCGACGCCTTGATCAAGGAGTCGACCGAGAAAGACCAGACGATCCAATCCCTCTGCGAGGAGAAGTTTCGGGACTTTGAACACGGCTTGAACATCATTAACCGGAACACCGGACAAACCGTTTTCAAGATCGGCAAGCTGGCCATTGAGGATCCCGACAAGGAACTATCCAAATGGGTGGTCCGCAGCATTGAAACGGTGAAACGGGAACAGCAGTCCTAA
- a CDS encoding hybrid sensor histidine kinase/response regulator has protein sequence MSPLLLITLVSALLFIGLLVAVIILWSQLRTARSDLSVQPRDDDRPIIVSEASRVGSDAMFATLSHELRTPLNGLLGIAQMLNQERNDDDLEAIEGCARHMLSVITAMLNHSKIQSEWEDLPEYREWVSPFELMEQIKRHLSFRAGLRGLSIQLEHQDRVTRLRGDYDHLKNIVENAILGSLECVSLVNIPSGTKPLTISWECSDGEMRIRMRNPYENYSEDRRKNIRTAGGLTTGENHSRIKMEYLYWAVSSLLLEKYRGAMFSRPDEVSGGVETLISFEMESMKASPTEKMPIGGLSFETKTKPLKAVKQLPMSLSILVAEDDPIARSLMSTVLKNMGQEATFATNGREVLDLVSQSNSSYDMILMDIDMPIMDGVSAAIALRNGESGEFGTKVPIVAVTAFNTLSDESKFKRAGMNYFLPKPVKLRNLREVILEVVRQDKNIS, from the coding sequence GTGTCCCCACTACTCCTAATCACGCTGGTCAGCGCTTTGCTTTTTATTGGTCTGTTGGTTGCGGTTATCATACTGTGGTCTCAATTAAGGACGGCTCGATCAGACCTTTCAGTCCAACCCCGGGATGACGATCGTCCGATTATCGTCAGCGAAGCTAGCCGGGTTGGCTCGGATGCGATGTTCGCGACGCTTTCACACGAGTTGCGTACTCCTTTGAACGGTTTGCTGGGGATAGCCCAGATGCTCAACCAAGAGCGTAATGATGACGACCTCGAAGCTATCGAAGGCTGTGCCCGGCACATGCTTTCCGTTATCACGGCGATGTTAAACCACTCCAAAATACAGTCGGAATGGGAGGATTTGCCTGAGTACCGGGAATGGGTCAGCCCCTTTGAGCTGATGGAGCAAATTAAGCGCCATCTTTCCTTCCGAGCAGGTTTGCGTGGCTTAAGTATTCAATTGGAGCATCAGGATAGGGTGACTCGCTTGCGCGGGGATTACGATCACTTGAAAAATATTGTCGAAAATGCGATTTTGGGGTCTTTGGAGTGTGTTTCCCTGGTGAACATTCCTTCCGGGACGAAGCCGCTGACGATCAGTTGGGAGTGTAGCGACGGCGAGATGCGTATTCGCATGCGAAACCCATATGAGAATTACTCAGAAGACCGCCGAAAAAACATACGCACGGCCGGCGGTCTGACGACGGGTGAAAATCATTCCCGCATCAAGATGGAGTATCTTTACTGGGCGGTGTCTTCTTTACTGCTGGAAAAATATAGAGGCGCAATGTTTTCGCGGCCTGATGAAGTCAGTGGTGGGGTGGAAACATTGATTTCTTTTGAAATGGAAAGCATGAAAGCTTCGCCTACCGAAAAAATGCCCATCGGTGGGCTGTCATTTGAGACCAAGACGAAACCGCTCAAAGCGGTCAAGCAATTGCCAATGAGTCTGTCGATCCTTGTCGCAGAAGATGATCCGATCGCCCGTAGTCTTATGTCTACGGTGCTTAAAAACATGGGGCAGGAGGCTACATTTGCGACCAACGGCCGGGAGGTCCTCGATTTGGTCAGCCAATCAAACAGTTCTTACGACATGATTTTAATGGATATTGATATGCCGATCATGGACGGTGTCAGCGCGGCGATTGCCTTGCGCAACGGTGAGTCCGGGGAGTTTGGCACCAAGGTTCCGATCGTTGCCGTCACGGCCTTCAATACGCTTTCTGACGAAAGCAAATTCAAGCGCGCGGGGATGAATTATTTTCTTCCGAAACCGGTCAAGCTCAGGAACCTTCGTGAGGTCATTCTTGAAGTGGTCCGTCAGGATAAAAACATAAGTTAG
- a CDS encoding class I SAM-dependent RNA methyltransferase, which yields MQVPKNFVAEPFEYHQELELTIERLTNLGMGLARVDGWVVMVPYVIPGEKVRARIFRNFQNYSDADLIEVIEPSPERVEPKCPLYQTCGGCQYQHIEYGQQLKEKTGHVEELMQKLGGIDHPVELAHGSPQVYHYRSKITPHYNRPDKEGRQPIGFLQYGRRNQIVDVQQCPIATEAINEALPEAREEARRAGGKKRRKRGGTLLMRHVLEGVVTDPQEIVSERVGEVCFQFKAGEFFQNNPYILPELVEYVAAEAASEGARYLVDAYCGVGLFALSTAKNFEQVAGVEISEPAVRWAQANAKISNVKNARFVIGKAEAIFNGLKFPAGETAMVIDPPRKGCDESFRQQLLAYRPQRLVYVSCDPATQARDLKEFIAGGYQITRIQPFDLFPHTRHIENVVSLSLS from the coding sequence ATGCAAGTGCCAAAAAATTTCGTGGCGGAACCCTTCGAGTACCACCAAGAGCTGGAATTAACCATCGAACGCCTCACCAACCTGGGGATGGGGCTGGCGCGCGTCGACGGATGGGTCGTTATGGTGCCTTATGTGATTCCCGGTGAAAAGGTACGGGCGCGGATCTTTCGAAATTTCCAAAATTATTCCGATGCGGATCTGATCGAGGTCATAGAACCTTCTCCGGAACGGGTGGAGCCCAAATGTCCGCTCTACCAAACCTGTGGTGGCTGTCAGTATCAGCATATTGAATACGGGCAGCAGTTGAAGGAAAAGACCGGTCATGTTGAAGAATTGATGCAAAAACTCGGTGGGATTGATCATCCTGTTGAATTGGCCCACGGCTCCCCGCAGGTCTATCACTATCGTTCCAAGATTACGCCGCATTACAATCGTCCGGACAAAGAAGGGCGCCAACCGATCGGCTTTCTGCAATACGGGCGGCGCAACCAGATCGTTGACGTCCAGCAATGCCCCATCGCGACGGAAGCGATCAACGAGGCTCTGCCGGAAGCGCGCGAAGAAGCCCGTCGTGCCGGAGGTAAAAAACGCCGTAAGCGTGGCGGTACGCTACTGATGCGGCATGTTCTCGAAGGAGTCGTCACCGATCCGCAGGAGATCGTTTCCGAGCGCGTGGGCGAGGTCTGCTTTCAGTTTAAGGCGGGCGAGTTTTTCCAAAATAATCCCTACATCCTGCCCGAGCTGGTCGAGTATGTGGCCGCCGAGGCGGCTTCGGAAGGTGCCCGCTATCTGGTGGACGCTTATTGTGGAGTGGGGCTCTTTGCATTGTCCACGGCGAAAAATTTTGAACAAGTCGCCGGTGTCGAGATCAGCGAACCTGCGGTCCGTTGGGCGCAGGCCAACGCCAAAATCAGCAACGTGAAGAATGCCCGTTTCGTGATCGGTAAGGCCGAAGCAATTTTCAACGGCTTGAAATTTCCGGCCGGAGAAACTGCCATGGTCATCGATCCGCCCCGGAAGGGTTGTGACGAAAGCTTCCGGCAGCAACTACTCGCCTATCGCCCGCAGCGGCTGGTTTATGTTTCCTGTGATCCGGCCACCCAGGCACGTGACCTGAAGGAATTTATCGCGGGGGGGTATCAGATCACCCGTATCCAGCCCTTCGACTTATTTCCACACACGCGGCATATCGAGAACGTAGTTTCGCTCAGCCTGAGCTAG
- a CDS encoding NYN domain-containing protein codes for MSAGRYLLVDAYNVIYATDSLRRLLQEGQDAACDRLAEIVRAIHDAEAVRVAMVLDSRNDKLEVEHPFGKKSFEYLYAPSDLTADGVIERIVRRAHDPGKVTVASNDNLVREATRSAGAIALRPQELMEWARGCEKRLEQDAIRRNAENAKAFRNGLDINF; via the coding sequence ATGTCAGCAGGCCGCTATTTATTGGTTGATGCCTACAACGTCATCTATGCGACGGATTCGCTGCGTCGCCTTCTCCAGGAGGGGCAGGATGCCGCTTGTGATCGGTTGGCCGAAATCGTCCGCGCAATACACGATGCTGAAGCGGTCCGAGTCGCGATGGTGCTCGACAGCCGTAATGACAAACTGGAAGTGGAGCACCCCTTCGGTAAGAAATCTTTCGAGTATCTCTACGCCCCCTCTGACTTGACGGCGGACGGAGTGATTGAGCGGATTGTTCGTCGGGCCCATGATCCCGGAAAAGTGACAGTAGCCAGCAATGACAATCTTGTGCGCGAGGCGACTCGGTCAGCCGGTGCAATTGCGCTTCGTCCGCAAGAGTTGATGGAATGGGCCCGGGGTTGTGAGAAAAGACTTGAGCAGGATGCGATCCGGCGGAATGCAGAAAACGCCAAGGCATTTCGTAACGGTCTGGACATTAATTTCTGA
- a CDS encoding TrmH family RNA methyltransferase, giving the protein MTEPYIQSRQNDQVKNLVKLRERKHRDRQERFLVEGLREISHAIGANYQLEDLYYCPEFFPGEDHATFISKVRQNDTPRLTRLSEEAFSKASLREGSDGLLAVARQEGTALSQLKLPAAPLLLVLEGIEKPGNLGAILRSADGAGVDAVILVDCVLDLYNPNAIRSSQGLVFALPIVQAEKDTLAKWLSDHSILMLASTPDTKLMHWDVDMRGPTVLFMGSESHGLSDYWLKRATEKIRIPMQGRADSLNVAAATAVCLYEARRQRKNS; this is encoded by the coding sequence ATGACCGAGCCCTACATTCAAAGCCGCCAAAACGACCAGGTGAAGAATCTGGTCAAGCTGCGCGAGCGAAAGCACCGGGACCGGCAGGAGCGTTTTCTGGTGGAGGGCCTGCGCGAAATAAGTCACGCCATCGGAGCGAACTACCAGTTGGAGGACCTCTATTACTGCCCGGAATTCTTCCCCGGAGAAGACCATGCCACATTCATCAGCAAAGTACGTCAAAATGACACCCCTCGCCTGACACGTTTGAGCGAGGAAGCCTTCAGCAAAGCCAGTTTACGCGAGGGATCGGACGGTTTACTCGCGGTGGCACGACAGGAAGGGACCGCCCTCTCCCAATTGAAGCTGCCGGCTGCGCCTCTCCTTCTCGTCCTGGAAGGCATCGAAAAACCGGGAAATCTGGGAGCCATCCTGCGTAGTGCGGATGGTGCTGGAGTCGATGCCGTCATTCTCGTGGATTGTGTGCTGGATCTCTACAATCCGAATGCGATTCGCTCTTCCCAAGGACTTGTATTTGCCCTGCCTATCGTTCAGGCGGAAAAAGATACTTTGGCCAAATGGCTGAGCGATCACTCCATTCTGATGCTTGCCTCCACACCGGACACGAAGCTGATGCATTGGGACGTTGACATGCGCGGACCGACCGTCCTCTTCATGGGAAGCGAGAGTCACGGTCTCAGTGACTACTGGCTGAAACGTGCCACGGAAAAGATCCGCATTCCCATGCAGGGCCGGGCTGATTCACTCAATGTTGCCGCAGCTACCGCTGTTTGCCTGTACGAAGCCAGACGCCAGCGGAAAAACAGCTAA
- a CDS encoding HU family DNA-binding protein has protein sequence MSKNLTKRDIVLDIYEKTEFPQKEVRETVQLTLDAIAKALSEGRNVELRNFGVFEVQIRKSRIGRNPNKPETDVVIPKRAVIKFKAGKELKANLADLDVDATEAGS, from the coding sequence ATGTCCAAGAATCTTACCAAACGCGATATCGTCCTCGACATTTATGAAAAAACGGAATTTCCGCAGAAGGAAGTCCGTGAAACTGTGCAACTTACGCTAGATGCGATTGCCAAGGCCCTGAGCGAGGGCCGCAATGTGGAATTGCGCAATTTCGGCGTGTTTGAGGTGCAAATCCGTAAGTCCCGCATCGGGCGCAACCCCAACAAGCCGGAGACGGATGTCGTCATTCCGAAGCGTGCTGTCATCAAATTCAAGGCAGGTAAAGAGCTCAAAGCCAATCTGGCGGATCTTGATGTGGATGCGACTGAAGCCGGGAGCTGA
- the hisS gene encoding histidine--tRNA ligase has product MQFESLPGFREFYPEVCSRRNYIFSHWRKVARAYCFSEYDAPVLEPLELYIEKSGEEIVGQLFNFEDRGGRAVALRPEMTPSLARLIAAKANSLKRPVKWFNIGEHYRYERPQKGRLRAFYQFNVDIFGEPGPAADAELICQLVQSLQSFGLNHTDFKVRLSDRDLWLLMLASEGLDEAASADVLGIVDKLERTDRAKALEKLIPIIGANAEQFLEKVERVIAIHDFDTLRAFIESLPLEGERKTAAEQRLSDWTLLMENIESAGLSDYLKIDLGIVRGLAYYTGFVFEAFEASGQGRALAGGGRYDALVKKLGGPDMPAVGFAMGDVTLVDLLESKDLLPEILDAPDFMLVIGGPEERKAAMLDAAMLRSIGYRVNYPLKDQGFGKQFKAANQSGARFVLIYGADELAKGMVKVRDLTSGGECEFDRSSLQQSLSEVVENGLSSTEG; this is encoded by the coding sequence ATGCAATTTGAATCGCTACCCGGATTCAGGGAGTTTTATCCGGAAGTCTGCAGCCGGAGAAACTACATCTTTTCGCATTGGCGCAAGGTTGCGCGCGCCTACTGTTTCAGCGAGTATGACGCACCGGTTCTGGAGCCGCTGGAACTTTACATAGAGAAGTCCGGTGAGGAAATTGTCGGCCAGCTTTTCAATTTTGAGGACCGCGGGGGACGCGCCGTGGCGCTGCGCCCGGAAATGACGCCCTCGCTTGCCCGCTTGATTGCGGCAAAAGCCAACAGCTTGAAGCGACCGGTCAAGTGGTTCAACATCGGTGAGCACTATCGCTATGAACGGCCGCAGAAAGGGCGCCTGCGTGCCTTCTATCAGTTTAATGTCGATATTTTCGGTGAGCCCGGCCCCGCCGCTGATGCCGAGCTGATTTGCCAGTTGGTCCAGTCATTACAATCCTTCGGGCTCAATCATACTGATTTCAAGGTCCGCCTGAGTGACCGCGACTTATGGCTGCTCATGCTGGCCTCGGAAGGTCTGGATGAAGCTGCCAGTGCAGACGTGTTGGGAATCGTGGATAAGCTGGAACGGACGGACCGAGCCAAGGCCCTCGAAAAACTGATACCTATTATCGGCGCGAATGCAGAGCAATTTCTTGAAAAAGTGGAGCGTGTTATCGCCATCCACGATTTTGATACTCTGCGGGCCTTTATCGAAAGTTTGCCGCTGGAAGGGGAGCGCAAGACAGCGGCGGAGCAACGCCTTTCGGATTGGACCTTGTTGATGGAAAACATCGAGTCAGCAGGACTCTCGGACTATCTTAAAATTGATTTGGGCATCGTACGTGGACTGGCCTACTACACCGGCTTTGTTTTTGAGGCTTTTGAAGCCAGCGGCCAGGGACGCGCCCTTGCCGGTGGCGGTCGATATGATGCGCTGGTCAAAAAGCTCGGAGGTCCGGATATGCCGGCTGTCGGTTTTGCCATGGGGGATGTGACCCTCGTAGACCTTTTGGAGTCAAAAGATTTGCTCCCCGAGATTCTGGATGCTCCTGATTTTATGCTGGTCATTGGTGGGCCCGAGGAGCGCAAGGCGGCCATGCTGGATGCAGCCATGCTCCGATCCATCGGTTACCGGGTCAATTATCCCCTCAAGGATCAAGGCTTTGGCAAGCAGTTCAAGGCCGCGAATCAATCCGGTGCGCGCTTTGTTTTGATTTACGGAGCGGATGAATTGGCCAAGGGGATGGTGAAGGTCCGCGATCTGACCAGCGGAGGTGAATGCGAATTCGACCGATCTTCGTTGCAGCAGAGCTTGTCCGAAGTTGTCGAAAATGGTCTATCGTCGACTGAGGGGTAA
- a CDS encoding NAD-dependent epimerase/dehydratase family protein, whose amino-acid sequence MKILVTGGGGFVGGYIVDLLLARGYAVRSLGRSPQPKLEAKGVEVICGDLADNQSVSDAVAGVDAVFHVAAKAGVWGSWDSYYQANVVGTKNVVEACQAHGVTRLVYTSTPSVVFNRQPFRGQGNELPYGKNWLCHYAHTKAIAEQEVLAANTDSLKVVALRPHLVFGPGDPHLLPRVVESVKAGRLKIVGDGRNRVDVSFVKDVAAAHLAAFDALDSGRGAGQAYFISQGQPVEIWPWLNQVLEGLGHPPLTKKIPLPLAYAAGGVGELVWKLFNRSGEPPITRFVAVELAKDHYFDCAQAEHDLGVALGYTMKDALNQTISDLKERGF is encoded by the coding sequence ATGAAGATTTTAGTGACCGGTGGGGGCGGCTTTGTCGGCGGGTATATTGTCGATCTGTTGCTTGCGCGTGGCTATGCGGTGAGAAGTCTGGGGCGCTCTCCCCAGCCTAAGCTTGAAGCAAAGGGAGTTGAGGTTATCTGTGGCGATCTTGCCGATAATCAGTCTGTTTCCGATGCCGTTGCCGGAGTTGACGCGGTGTTTCATGTTGCGGCCAAGGCGGGGGTTTGGGGCTCATGGGACAGCTATTATCAGGCCAATGTCGTCGGCACCAAAAACGTGGTCGAAGCCTGTCAGGCGCACGGGGTCACTCGTCTGGTTTACACCAGCACGCCCAGCGTGGTCTTTAATCGTCAACCGTTCAGGGGGCAGGGGAACGAGTTGCCCTATGGGAAGAACTGGCTCTGTCATTACGCCCATACCAAAGCAATCGCCGAGCAGGAAGTACTGGCTGCCAATACGGATTCGTTGAAAGTGGTCGCACTGCGGCCCCATCTGGTTTTCGGGCCGGGAGACCCGCATCTGCTGCCCCGCGTGGTGGAGAGCGTTAAAGCCGGGCGTTTGAAAATCGTAGGCGACGGCCGCAACCGGGTGGATGTGTCTTTTGTCAAAGACGTGGCGGCAGCCCATCTCGCCGCCTTCGATGCACTCGATTCCGGGCGCGGGGCCGGGCAGGCCTATTTTATTTCGCAGGGACAACCGGTCGAAATCTGGCCTTGGTTGAATCAGGTACTGGAAGGACTCGGACACCCGCCACTGACAAAAAAGATTCCTCTGCCCTTGGCCTATGCGGCAGGAGGTGTGGGCGAATTGGTCTGGAAATTGTTCAACAGGTCCGGCGAACCTCCAATCACCCGTTTCGTGGCGGTCGAGCTCGCGAAGGATCATTACTTTGATTGTGCGCAGGCAGAGCACGACTTGGGAGTTGCACTGGGGTACACGATGAAAGACGCGCTTAACCAGACCATAAGCGATCTTAAAGAGCGTGGGTTTTAG
- a CDS encoding fatty acid CoA ligase family protein — MPHNVAHFLAAQARRQPDGPAVRAPDGREAEGSIKYISRSFAELEADASAVAHYLSELGVCRGTRVLLMVKPGLDLIRIVFALFKIGAVPIVIDPGMGLRRFLKCVRHSRPEAIVGIPAAIWISRIFRSSFAGVRVKVTVNRGFSRKLLSDARGDAYPVADSASDELAAILFTSGSTGPAKGVLYEHGMFMAQVEAIRSQYGIGPGEVDLPMLPVFALFNPALGMCTIVPEMNPSRPATVDPEKIVRAIQQNQVSNSFGSPALWTIIARYCEAREVTLPSVKRILMAGAPVPPALMERMQAVIPNGEIHTPYGATEALPVSSISASEVLKHTAAQTRRGEGTCVGKPLPGVEVRVIEASNGPIESIEGSKVLHAGEVGELIVKGPSVTRGYDKLPEADARSKIADGEGHWHRMGDLGKFDAAGRIWFCGRMVERVLTQNGPLYTDCCEAIFNQHAKVYRSALIDTGGGHPAVVIEPEPGHYPSSEADKEEFCSELGQLARANAVTQCIERFFFEKSFPVDVRHNAKIHRLSLAEKYSMEN, encoded by the coding sequence ATGCCGCACAACGTTGCTCACTTTCTTGCCGCACAGGCCCGTCGTCAGCCGGACGGTCCTGCTGTGCGTGCACCCGATGGTCGTGAGGCTGAAGGCTCGATAAAATATATTTCCCGAAGTTTTGCCGAATTGGAGGCTGACGCATCGGCAGTCGCGCATTACCTGTCTGAACTTGGTGTCTGTCGAGGCACCCGCGTGCTGCTTATGGTGAAGCCCGGCTTGGATTTGATCCGGATTGTCTTTGCGCTTTTTAAAATTGGGGCCGTTCCCATCGTGATCGATCCAGGAATGGGCCTGAGGCGGTTTTTGAAATGTGTGCGACATTCCCGTCCTGAAGCCATTGTCGGCATACCGGCTGCGATCTGGATTTCGCGCATCTTCCGCTCGAGCTTTGCTGGCGTTCGCGTCAAGGTAACGGTGAACCGCGGTTTTTCCCGGAAGTTGTTATCGGATGCACGGGGGGATGCTTATCCCGTGGCCGATTCGGCGTCTGACGAGCTTGCTGCCATACTTTTCACATCCGGTTCGACCGGACCCGCCAAAGGCGTTCTTTATGAACATGGGATGTTCATGGCCCAGGTCGAAGCCATTCGCTCGCAGTATGGGATTGGGCCGGGGGAGGTGGACTTGCCCATGCTTCCCGTTTTTGCTCTGTTCAATCCGGCTCTGGGCATGTGCACGATCGTCCCGGAAATGAATCCGAGCCGTCCGGCGACGGTCGATCCGGAAAAAATCGTCCGCGCCATCCAGCAAAATCAAGTGAGTAACAGCTTCGGTTCACCCGCGCTGTGGACAATAATTGCTCGTTACTGCGAGGCGCGGGAGGTGACTTTACCGAGTGTAAAACGTATCCTGATGGCCGGTGCCCCCGTTCCGCCGGCTTTGATGGAAAGAATGCAGGCGGTCATTCCGAACGGGGAGATTCATACGCCCTATGGCGCCACCGAAGCCCTGCCGGTAAGTTCCATATCTGCCAGTGAAGTGCTGAAGCATACGGCTGCACAAACCCGTCGGGGAGAAGGCACTTGTGTGGGGAAGCCTTTGCCCGGGGTTGAGGTTAGAGTGATTGAAGCCTCCAATGGCCCCATCGAGTCGATCGAGGGGTCGAAAGTGCTTCATGCTGGAGAAGTGGGTGAGCTGATTGTCAAAGGGCCTTCGGTGACCCGGGGGTATGACAAGCTTCCGGAAGCGGATGCCCGATCAAAAATTGCAGATGGCGAAGGGCACTGGCACCGCATGGGGGACCTTGGTAAATTCGACGCAGCGGGCCGTATCTGGTTTTGTGGTCGCATGGTCGAGCGGGTGCTGACCCAAAACGGTCCCCTCTACACGGATTGCTGCGAGGCTATTTTTAACCAGCATGCCAAAGTTTATCGCTCGGCCTTGATCGATACCGGCGGTGGTCATCCGGCTGTCGTGATTGAGCCCGAACCAGGGCATTATCCATCGAGCGAAGCGGATAAGGAAGAATTCTGTTCAGAGCTTGGACAACTGGCTCGAGCAAACGCGGTGACACAGTGTATTGAGCGATTCTTTTTCGAAAAATCGTTCCCCGTCGATGTGCGGCACAACGCGAAGATTCATCGCTTGTCGCTTGCGGAGAAGTACTCAATGGAAAATTGA
- the ubiE gene encoding bifunctional demethylmenaquinone methyltransferase/2-methoxy-6-polyprenyl-1,4-benzoquinol methylase UbiE, with protein MPEGKAVSQMFAGIAGRYDLANHLLSGGIDFYWRRILTRKVEAFAPKDVVDLATGSGDVAFKLRDRLGTEVPVTGLDFCEPMLDEAREKRQKNPLYRDLRFDFGDCMALPLEDNSIDAVTISFGVRNFEDRQKGLKEILRVLRPGGRLYVLEFSQPDRGFRPVYYFYLKYILPWVAAIATGDKSAYDYLAGTIENFPTKEALAEQLKLAGFETVDADGLTFSIVAIHEATKASPAVSGSRE; from the coding sequence ATGCCAGAAGGTAAGGCGGTTAGCCAAATGTTTGCCGGTATCGCGGGGCGCTACGATCTCGCCAATCATCTACTCAGCGGAGGTATTGATTTCTACTGGCGTCGAATCCTTACCCGCAAGGTGGAGGCTTTTGCTCCGAAAGACGTTGTCGACTTGGCAACGGGTAGCGGCGATGTGGCCTTCAAGCTGCGTGACCGCCTCGGCACGGAAGTACCGGTTACCGGCCTCGACTTTTGTGAACCGATGCTCGATGAAGCTCGGGAGAAGCGACAGAAGAATCCCCTCTACCGTGACCTCCGCTTCGATTTTGGCGACTGTATGGCCCTGCCTCTGGAGGACAATTCAATCGATGCCGTCACCATCTCTTTCGGCGTGCGCAATTTTGAAGACCGCCAAAAAGGGCTGAAGGAAATTCTACGGGTCCTCCGTCCCGGCGGGCGCCTCTACGTGCTGGAATTTTCCCAGCCCGATCGCGGGTTCCGTCCAGTCTATTACTTCTATCTCAAATATATCCTGCCCTGGGTGGCTGCCATCGCGACTGGGGACAAAAGCGCATATGACTATCTCGCCGGAACCATCGAGAACTTTCCCACGAAAGAAGCGCTCGCCGAGCAGCTTAAGCTGGCAGGTTTCGAAACAGTTGATGCCGACGGGCTGACCTTTTCCATTGTTGCGATTCACGAAGCAACCAAGGCCAGTCCGGCAGTATCCGGGTCGCGTGAATAA